One genomic window of Roseateles sp. DAIF2 includes the following:
- a CDS encoding efflux RND transporter permease subunit: protein MNLSKFFIDRPIFAGVISILMVLAGLIAVRGLPISEYPEVVPPQVVVRANYPGANPKVIAETVATPLEEAINGVEGMLYMGSQATTDGLMTLTVTFKLGTDPDKAQQLVQNRVSQAEPRLPEEVKRLGVTTIKSSPDLTMVVHLLSPNGRYDMTYLRNYAVLNVKDRLARLQGVGDVQLFGSGDYAMRVWLDPQKVAQHGLSASDVVAAIRSQNIQAAAGVVGASPGLQGIDLQLSVNAQGRLQSEEEFGDIIVKTENGGAVTRLRDLGRLELGASGYALRSLLDNKDAVAVPIFAAPGSNAIEISNQVRATMAEIKQFMPEGVDYSIVYDPTEFVRASIESVVHTLLEAVALVVLVVILFLQTWRASIIPLLAVPVSVVGTFAVMHVFGFSINALSLFGLVLAIGIVVDDAIVVVENVERNIEAGLSPRDATYRAMREVSGPIIAIALVLVAVFVPLAFITGLTGQFYRQFALTIAISTVISAINSLTLSPALAAMLLKGHDAPKDALTRGMDKVFGRFFAGFNRVFKRGSESYGNGVQRAIRRKTPSLLIYAGLIVLTLGLFKAVPGGFVPAQDKQYLIGFAQLPDGATLDRTEDVIRRMNDITLKTPGVEHAVAFPGLSINGFTNSSNSGIVFATLKPFDERKGKGLSAGEIAGSLNAQYGQIQDAFVVIFPPPPVQGLGTTGGFKLQLEDRGGLGYEALDQAVKAFMAKAYQTPELTGMFTSYQVNVPQLYADIDRTKARQLGVAVTDVFDTMQIYLGSLYVNDFNKFGRTYSVRVQADAQYRARAEDVGQLKVRSASGEMVPLSALMKIEHSVGPERAMRYNGFLSADINGGPAPGFSSGQAQDAIKRIAAETLPPGISYEWTELTYQEILAGNSAMWIFPLAILLVFLVLAAQYESLTLPLAILLIVPMGLLSAMTGVWLSGGDNNVFTQIGLMVLVGLSAKNAILIVEFARELEFAGRTPLEAAIEAARLRLRPILMTSMAFIMGVLPLVLASGAGAEMRSAMGVAVFAGMIGVTAFGLFLTPVFYVLLRAMTGNRPLKLHGEADPHLEAFAGTEEMHAKLHGGGDARPLPAAPRHGHE from the coding sequence ATGAACTTATCCAAATTCTTCATTGACCGCCCGATCTTCGCCGGCGTCATCTCCATCCTGATGGTGCTGGCCGGCCTGATCGCGGTGCGCGGCCTGCCGATCTCGGAATATCCCGAGGTCGTGCCGCCGCAGGTGGTGGTGCGCGCCAACTATCCCGGCGCCAACCCCAAGGTGATCGCCGAGACCGTGGCCACGCCGCTGGAGGAAGCGATCAACGGCGTCGAGGGCATGCTCTACATGGGCAGCCAGGCGACGACCGACGGCCTGATGACCCTGACCGTCACCTTCAAGCTGGGCACCGACCCAGACAAGGCCCAGCAGCTGGTGCAGAACCGCGTCAGCCAGGCCGAGCCACGCCTGCCCGAGGAGGTCAAGCGCCTGGGCGTCACGACGATCAAGAGCTCGCCCGACCTGACCATGGTCGTGCACCTCTTGTCGCCCAACGGCCGCTACGACATGACCTATCTGCGCAACTACGCGGTGCTCAATGTCAAGGACCGGCTGGCGCGCCTGCAGGGCGTCGGCGACGTGCAGCTGTTCGGCTCGGGCGACTACGCGATGCGCGTCTGGCTGGACCCGCAAAAGGTGGCGCAGCATGGCCTGTCGGCCAGCGATGTGGTGGCCGCGATCCGCAGCCAGAACATCCAGGCCGCGGCCGGCGTGGTCGGCGCCTCGCCGGGCCTGCAGGGCATCGACCTGCAGCTCTCGGTGAACGCCCAGGGCCGTCTGCAGAGCGAGGAGGAGTTCGGCGACATCATCGTCAAGACCGAAAACGGCGGCGCGGTGACGCGCCTGCGCGACCTCGGCCGCCTGGAGCTGGGCGCCTCCGGCTACGCGCTGCGCTCGCTGCTGGACAACAAGGACGCCGTGGCGGTGCCGATCTTCGCAGCACCGGGCTCCAATGCGATCGAGATCTCCAACCAGGTGCGCGCCACCATGGCCGAGATCAAGCAGTTCATGCCCGAGGGCGTGGACTACTCGATCGTCTACGACCCGACGGAGTTCGTGCGCGCCTCGATCGAATCGGTGGTGCACACCCTGCTGGAGGCCGTGGCCCTGGTGGTGCTGGTCGTGATCCTGTTCCTGCAGACCTGGCGCGCCTCGATCATCCCGCTGCTGGCCGTGCCGGTGTCGGTGGTCGGCACCTTTGCGGTGATGCATGTGTTCGGCTTCTCGATCAATGCGCTGTCGCTGTTCGGCCTGGTGCTGGCGATCGGCATCGTGGTGGACGACGCGATCGTCGTGGTCGAGAACGTCGAGCGCAATATCGAGGCCGGCCTGTCGCCGCGCGACGCCACCTACCGCGCGATGCGCGAGGTGAGCGGCCCCATCATCGCGATCGCGCTGGTGCTGGTCGCGGTGTTCGTGCCGCTGGCCTTCATCACCGGCCTGACCGGCCAGTTCTACCGCCAGTTCGCGCTGACCATTGCGATCTCGACCGTGATCTCGGCGATCAACTCGCTGACCCTGTCGCCCGCGCTGGCCGCGATGCTGCTGAAGGGCCATGACGCACCCAAGGACGCGCTGACCCGCGGCATGGACAAGGTGTTCGGCCGCTTCTTCGCCGGCTTCAATCGCGTCTTCAAGCGCGGCTCGGAATCCTATGGCAATGGCGTGCAGCGCGCGATCCGCCGCAAGACCCCTTCGCTGCTGATCTATGCCGGCCTGATCGTGCTGACCCTGGGCCTGTTCAAGGCGGTACCCGGCGGCTTCGTGCCGGCGCAGGACAAGCAGTACCTGATCGGCTTCGCGCAGCTGCCCGATGGCGCCACGCTGGACCGCACCGAGGACGTGATCCGCCGCATGAACGACATCACCCTGAAGACCCCCGGCGTCGAGCATGCCGTGGCCTTCCCGGGCCTGTCGATCAACGGCTTCACCAACAGCTCCAACTCGGGCATCGTGTTCGCGACCCTGAAGCCCTTCGACGAGCGCAAGGGCAAGGGCCTGTCGGCCGGCGAGATCGCGGGCAGCCTGAATGCGCAGTACGGCCAGATCCAGGATGCCTTCGTCGTGATCTTCCCGCCCCCGCCGGTGCAGGGCCTGGGCACGACCGGCGGCTTCAAGCTGCAGCTGGAGGACCGCGGCGGCCTGGGCTACGAGGCGCTGGACCAGGCGGTCAAGGCCTTCATGGCCAAGGCCTACCAGACGCCGGAGCTGACCGGCATGTTCACCAGCTACCAGGTCAATGTGCCGCAGCTCTACGCCGACATCGACCGCACCAAGGCGCGCCAGCTGGGCGTCGCGGTGACGGACGTGTTCGACACCATGCAGATCTACCTGGGCAGCCTGTATGTGAATGACTTCAACAAGTTCGGCCGCACCTACAGCGTGCGGGTGCAGGCGGATGCGCAGTACCGCGCGCGCGCCGAGGACGTGGGCCAGCTGAAGGTGCGCTCGGCCTCGGGCGAGATGGTGCCGCTGTCCGCGCTGATGAAGATCGAGCATTCGGTCGGCCCGGAGCGTGCGATGCGCTACAACGGCTTCCTGTCTGCCGACATCAACGGCGGCCCGGCACCGGGCTTCAGCTCGGGCCAGGCGCAGGACGCGATCAAGCGCATCGCCGCCGAGACCCTGCCGCCCGGCATCAGCTATGAGTGGACCGAGCTGACCTATCAGGAGATCCTGGCCGGCAACTCCGCCATGTGGATCTTCCCGCTGGCCATCCTGCTGGTGTTCCTGGTGCTGGCCGCGCAGTACGAGAGCCTGACCCTGCCGCTGGCGATCCTGCTGATCGTGCCGATGGGCCTGCTGTCCGCGATGACCGGCGTCTGGCTCTCGGGCGGGGACAACAACGTCTTCACCCAGATCGGCCTGATGGTGCTGGTGGGCCTCTCCGCGAAGAACGCGATCCTGATCGTCGAGTTCGCCCGCGAGCTGGAATTCGCCGGACGCACGCCGCTGGAGGCCGCGATCGAGGCCGCCCGCCTGCGCCTGCGCCCGATCCTGATGACCTCGATGGCCTTCATCATGGGCGTGCTGCCCCTGGTGCTGGCCAGCGGCGCTGGCGCCGAGATGCGCTCGGCGATGGGTGTCGCGGTGTTCGCCGGGATGATCGGCGTGACGGCCTTCGGCCTGTTCCTGACCCCGGTGTTCTATGTGCTGCTGCGCGCGATGACCGGCAACCGGCCGCTGAAGCTGCATGGCGAGGCCGACCCGCACCTCGAGGCCTTCGCCGGCACCGAGGAAATGCACGCCAAGCTGCACGGCGGCGGCGATGCCCGCCCCCTGCCCGCGGCCCCGCGCCACGGCCATGAATGA
- a CDS encoding TetR/AcrR family transcriptional regulator, which yields MHVFWQRGYEAASIAELTAAMGITAPSLYTAFGDKERLFLEAIERYVLGPASGFPRALEEETTAHGAVQRFLEEAAEELTRPCHPRGCMVVMAATNCSEASAHIQAALAKRRAAGDAAIRERIERGVQERELPADTDTAALAGFYSTVYQGMSMQAKDGASHAALLATAHAAMRAWPATTKETA from the coding sequence ATGCATGTGTTCTGGCAGCGCGGCTACGAGGCCGCCTCGATCGCCGAACTGACCGCCGCGATGGGCATCACCGCCCCCAGCCTCTACACCGCCTTCGGCGACAAGGAACGCCTGTTCCTGGAAGCCATTGAGCGCTATGTGCTGGGCCCGGCCTCCGGCTTCCCGCGCGCGCTGGAAGAGGAGACGACCGCCCATGGCGCCGTCCAGCGCTTCCTGGAGGAGGCCGCCGAGGAACTGACCCGCCCCTGCCACCCGCGCGGCTGCATGGTCGTGATGGCGGCCACCAACTGCTCCGAGGCCTCGGCCCATATCCAGGCCGCGCTGGCCAAGCGCCGCGCCGCCGGCGATGCGGCGATCCGCGAGCGCATCGAGCGCGGCGTGCAGGAGCGCGAGCTGCCGGCCGATACCGACACCGCAGCCCTGGCCGGCTTCTACAGCACGGTCTACCAGGGCATGTCGATGCAGGCCAAGGATGGCGCCAGCCACGCGGCCCTGCTGGCCACCGCTCATGCCGCGATGCGCGCCTGGCCGGCCACAACAAAAGAAACAGCCTGA
- a CDS encoding tartrate dehydrogenase — MSHRTYKIAVIPGDGIGKEVMPEGLRALQAAAQRFGFKLELTPIEWASCDYYAAHGQMMPDDWKAQLQDHDAILFGAVGWPATVPDHVSLWGSLLKFRREFDQYINLRPVRLFEGVPCPLAGRKPGEIDYLVVRENTEGEYTNLGGVMYAGTEREIVIQESVYSRFGANRVLKYAFERASERPRKHLTVATKSNGIAISMPWWDGRADAVGQGYPAVTVDKQHIDILSARFVLQPGRFDVVVASNLFGDILSDLGPATTGTIGLAPSANLNPERNFPSLFEPVHGSAPDIYGQNIANPVAMIWSAALMLEFLGERAAHDAVLKAIETTLMQGPRTRDLGGQASTTEMGEALARLI, encoded by the coding sequence ATGAGCCACAGGACCTACAAGATCGCCGTGATCCCCGGAGACGGGATCGGCAAGGAAGTGATGCCCGAGGGCCTGCGCGCGCTGCAGGCGGCCGCGCAGCGCTTCGGCTTCAAGCTGGAGCTGACCCCGATCGAATGGGCCAGCTGCGACTACTACGCGGCCCATGGCCAGATGATGCCGGACGACTGGAAGGCGCAGCTGCAGGATCATGACGCGATCCTGTTTGGCGCGGTCGGCTGGCCGGCCACGGTGCCAGACCATGTGTCGCTGTGGGGCTCGCTCTTGAAGTTCCGCCGCGAATTCGACCAGTACATCAATCTGCGCCCGGTGCGCCTGTTCGAGGGCGTGCCCTGCCCGCTGGCCGGCCGCAAACCGGGCGAGATCGACTACCTGGTGGTGCGCGAGAACACCGAGGGCGAATACACCAATCTGGGCGGCGTGATGTATGCCGGCACCGAGCGGGAGATCGTGATCCAGGAGTCGGTCTACTCGCGCTTCGGCGCCAACCGGGTGCTGAAGTACGCCTTCGAGCGCGCCAGCGAGCGGCCGCGCAAGCATCTGACCGTGGCGACCAAGAGCAATGGCATCGCGATCAGCATGCCCTGGTGGGACGGCCGCGCCGATGCGGTGGGCCAGGGCTATCCGGCGGTGACCGTGGACAAGCAGCACATCGACATCCTGAGCGCGCGCTTCGTGCTGCAGCCGGGGCGTTTCGACGTGGTGGTGGCCTCGAACCTGTTCGGCGACATCCTGTCCGACCTGGGGCCGGCGACCACCGGCACGATCGGCCTGGCGCCCTCGGCGAACCTGAACCCGGAGCGCAACTTCCCGTCACTCTTCGAGCCGGTGCATGGCTCGGCGCCGGACATCTACGGGCAGAACATCGCCAACCCGGTCGCGATGATCTGGTCGGCCGCGCTGATGCTGGAGTTCCTGGGCGAGCGGGCCGCGCATGACGCGGTGCTGAAGGCCATCGAGACCACGCTGATGCAGGGCCCGCGCACGCGCGACCTGGGCGGCCAGGCCTCGACGACCGAGATGGGCGAGGCGCTGGCGCGGCTGATCTGA
- the rpsD gene encoding 30S ribosomal protein S4, with product MARYLGPKAKLSRREGTDLFLKSARRAISDKAKFDSKPGQHGRTSGQRTSDFGLQLREKQKVKRMYGVLERQFRRYFAEAERRKGSTGVNLLQLLESRLDNVVYRMGFGSTRAEARQLVSHKGITVNGEVVNIASYLVKAGDTVAVREKAKKQLRVVDAFKLAESIGMPAWVQVDGSKLEGVFKKAPDRDEFGAEINESLIVELYSR from the coding sequence GTGGCACGTTACCTCGGCCCGAAGGCCAAACTTTCCCGCCGTGAAGGCACCGACCTGTTCCTGAAGAGCGCCCGCCGCGCCATCAGCGACAAGGCCAAGTTCGACAGCAAGCCCGGCCAGCATGGCCGCACCTCCGGCCAGCGCACCAGCGACTTCGGCCTGCAGCTGCGCGAAAAGCAGAAGGTCAAGCGCATGTACGGCGTGCTGGAGCGTCAGTTCCGCCGCTATTTCGCCGAAGCCGAGCGCCGCAAGGGCTCGACCGGCGTGAACCTGCTGCAACTGCTGGAATCGCGTCTGGACAACGTGGTCTACCGCATGGGCTTTGGTTCCACCCGTGCCGAAGCGCGCCAGCTGGTCTCGCACAAGGGCATCACGGTGAACGGCGAGGTCGTGAACATCGCTTCCTACCTGGTCAAGGCCGGTGACACCGTCGCCGTGCGCGAAAAGGCCAAGAAGCAGCTGCGCGTCGTCGACGCGTTCAAGCTGGCCGAGTCCATCGGCATGCCCGCCTGGGTCCAAGTGGACGGCAGCAAGCTGGAAGGCGTCTTCAAGAAGGCCCCCGACCGCGACGAATTCGGCGCTGAAATCAACGAATCGCTGATCGTTGAGTTGTACTCGCGTTAA
- a CDS encoding TonB-dependent receptor, whose product MPQPISPPAALPLALLAAAALGLPAAGAQAQDATTLERVVLDQGGAEQRLFDTPYAVSVIDAEQLRNAGPMVNLSEALQHLPGIVANPRHNYAQDLQLSSRGFGARASFGVRGLRLYSDGIPATGPDGQGQVSHFDLAGAQRIEVLRGPFSALYGNSSGGAILLHSAAPIERRLLLDSDIASNGQRQWRLGLELPASSTLPFSLRAQLASFETDGFRPQSASRRDLANLRLAWDGARDRVVLILNAIEQPAKDPLGLTRAQLSADPHQTAELALPQAEPGEPDRFNTRKSTRQRQLGLSWRHRFEDAGALQQLQLSAHLGRREVRQWQSIPVASQANARQPGGVIAFERDYHGLDGRLVWSWPLADPQRRARVVLGAALDDSREHRQGYENFIGSGEAQLLGVTGRLRRDERNRLGGRDLYAQADIDLAPRWQASLGLRRGEAEFKVRDRYVGGANPDDSGRKRYDYSNPFAALQWRTLPTLNTYLSLGRGFESPTQGELAYRNDGLGGFNPGLRAQTSRQAELGAKWRPDPGLALDAALFQADSRDEIAVAGNSGGRASYRNVGRTRREGAELEARWRAARDWRGQFSLSWLDARYRDGFTTCAAAPCLAPSLLFVAPGRRIAGTISRSAYAELAWAALPGLELAVEGRAQGRQWVNDINSDAAAGYGLVHLRARWQIPLGPGRLELLGRVDNVADRDYVSSVIVNEGNGRFFEPAPGRTWLLSLRWQQGW is encoded by the coding sequence ATGCCACAGCCCATCTCGCCACCCGCTGCTCTGCCCCTTGCCCTGCTCGCTGCCGCAGCCCTGGGCCTGCCGGCCGCCGGCGCGCAAGCGCAGGACGCGACCACGCTGGAACGGGTGGTGCTGGACCAGGGCGGCGCCGAGCAGCGCCTGTTCGACACGCCCTATGCGGTCAGCGTGATCGACGCCGAGCAGCTGCGCAATGCGGGCCCGATGGTCAATCTCAGCGAGGCGCTGCAGCACCTGCCCGGCATCGTCGCGAACCCGCGCCACAACTATGCGCAGGACCTGCAGCTCAGCTCGCGCGGCTTCGGCGCGCGCGCCAGCTTCGGCGTGCGCGGCCTGCGCCTGTACAGCGACGGCATCCCCGCCACCGGCCCGGACGGCCAGGGTCAGGTCTCGCATTTCGACCTGGCCGGCGCGCAGCGCATCGAGGTGCTGCGCGGTCCCTTCTCGGCGCTCTACGGCAACAGCTCCGGCGGCGCGATCCTGCTGCACAGCGCCGCACCGATCGAGCGCCGCTTGCTGCTGGATAGCGACATCGCCAGCAACGGCCAGCGCCAATGGCGCCTGGGGCTGGAGCTGCCGGCCAGCAGCACCCTGCCCTTCAGCCTGCGCGCCCAGCTCGCCAGCTTCGAGACCGATGGCTTTCGCCCGCAGAGCGCGAGCCGGCGCGACCTGGCCAATCTGCGCCTGGCCTGGGACGGCGCGCGCGACCGGGTGGTGCTGATCCTGAATGCGATCGAGCAGCCGGCCAAGGATCCGCTGGGCCTGACCCGCGCGCAGCTCAGCGCCGATCCGCACCAGACCGCGGAGCTGGCGCTGCCGCAGGCCGAACCCGGCGAGCCGGACCGCTTCAACACCCGCAAGAGCACCCGGCAGCGCCAGCTCGGCCTCAGCTGGCGGCACCGCTTCGAGGACGCCGGCGCTCTGCAGCAGCTGCAGTTGAGCGCCCATCTGGGCCGGCGCGAGGTGCGGCAATGGCAGTCGATCCCGGTCGCCAGCCAGGCCAACGCGCGCCAGCCCGGCGGCGTGATCGCCTTCGAGCGCGACTACCACGGCCTCGACGGCCGCCTGGTCTGGTCCTGGCCGCTGGCCGACCCGCAGCGCCGCGCCCGCGTGGTGCTGGGCGCCGCGCTGGACGACAGCCGCGAGCACCGCCAGGGCTACGAGAACTTCATCGGCAGCGGCGAGGCCCAGCTGCTGGGCGTCACCGGCCGGCTGCGCCGCGACGAGCGCAACCGCCTGGGCGGGCGCGACCTGTACGCGCAGGCCGACATCGACCTGGCGCCGCGCTGGCAGGCCAGCCTGGGCCTGCGCCGCGGCGAGGCCGAATTCAAGGTGCGCGACCGCTATGTCGGCGGCGCCAACCCCGATGACTCCGGCCGCAAGCGCTACGACTACAGCAACCCCTTCGCCGCGCTGCAATGGCGCACGCTGCCGACGCTGAACACCTACCTGAGCCTGGGCCGCGGCTTCGAATCTCCCACGCAGGGCGAGCTGGCCTACCGCAACGACGGCCTGGGCGGCTTCAACCCAGGCCTGCGCGCCCAGACCAGCCGGCAGGCCGAGCTGGGCGCCAAATGGCGGCCCGATCCCGGCCTGGCGCTGGACGCGGCGCTGTTCCAGGCCGACAGCCGCGACGAGATCGCGGTGGCCGGCAACAGCGGCGGCCGCGCCAGCTACCGCAATGTCGGCCGCACCCGGCGCGAGGGCGCCGAACTGGAGGCACGCTGGCGTGCGGCGCGCGACTGGCGCGGCCAGTTCTCCCTGAGCTGGCTGGACGCGCGCTACCGCGATGGCTTCACGACCTGCGCCGCCGCGCCCTGCCTGGCGCCGAGCCTGTTGTTCGTCGCACCCGGCCGGCGCATCGCCGGCACGATTTCGCGCAGCGCCTATGCCGAGCTGGCCTGGGCCGCGCTACCCGGGCTGGAGCTGGCCGTCGAGGGCCGCGCGCAGGGGCGGCAATGGGTCAACGACATCAACAGCGACGCCGCCGCCGGCTATGGCTTGGTGCACCTGCGCGCGCGCTGGCAGATCCCGCTCGGCCCGGGCCGGCTGGAGCTGCTGGGCCGCGTCGACAACGTCGCCGACCGCGACTACGTCAGCAGCGTGATCGTCAACGAGGGCAATGGCCGCTTCTTCGAGCCGGCGCCGGGTCGCACCTGGCTACTGTCGCTGCGCTGGCAGCAGGGCTGGTAG
- a CDS encoding efflux RND transporter periplasmic adaptor subunit has translation MTQHPTTQPKSIPSTPSRTRRLWAAGTALTAIAAVSAAIFGLQSAGADAPPPAAAATPVSAAVVQAAEVSTWDEFSGRLEAVERVELRPRVAGTVHAVHFREGALVKQGELLITIDPAPFAAEAERAEAQVAAAQARAANAKTELARAQRLLAEQAIAQREFDERSNGLREAEANLRAAQAGLQAAKLSLSYTQVRAPVSGRVGKLEITVGNQVAAGPGAPLLTTLMSVSPIYASFDADEQVIARALAERSKLERIPVQMGTITQDGTPLEGRLQLIDNQINAKSGTVRVRAVFDNKDGSLMPGQFARVRMGASAKTQALLVNERAVGTDQSKRFVMVVGEGNKAEYREVQLGAPVGGLRIVTAGLKPNERIVVNGLQRVRPGALLEPKLVAMDAKPEVQAAKAAAAAKKS, from the coding sequence ATGACGCAGCACCCCACAACTCAACCGAAGTCCATCCCTTCCACCCCCTCGCGCACCCGCCGTCTGTGGGCCGCCGGCACCGCGCTGACCGCGATCGCCGCGGTCTCGGCCGCGATCTTCGGCCTGCAGAGCGCCGGCGCCGACGCTCCGCCGCCCGCGGCCGCCGCCACGCCGGTCTCGGCCGCGGTGGTGCAGGCCGCCGAGGTCTCGACCTGGGACGAGTTCTCCGGCCGACTGGAGGCGGTGGAGCGCGTCGAGCTGCGCCCGCGCGTGGCCGGCACCGTGCACGCCGTGCATTTCCGCGAGGGCGCGCTGGTCAAGCAGGGCGAGCTGCTGATCACGATCGATCCCGCGCCCTTCGCGGCCGAGGCCGAGCGCGCCGAGGCCCAGGTGGCCGCGGCCCAGGCCCGCGCGGCCAACGCCAAGACGGAGCTGGCGCGCGCGCAGCGCCTGCTGGCCGAGCAGGCAATCGCGCAGCGCGAGTTCGACGAGCGCAGCAATGGCCTGCGCGAGGCCGAGGCCAATCTGCGCGCCGCCCAGGCCGGCCTGCAGGCCGCCAAGCTGAGCCTCAGTTACACCCAGGTGCGCGCGCCGGTCTCGGGCCGCGTCGGCAAGCTGGAGATCACGGTCGGCAACCAGGTCGCCGCCGGTCCCGGCGCGCCGCTGCTGACCACGCTGATGTCGGTCAGCCCGATCTATGCCAGCTTCGACGCCGACGAGCAGGTCATCGCCAGGGCGCTGGCCGAGCGCAGCAAGCTGGAGCGCATCCCGGTGCAGATGGGCACGATCACCCAGGACGGCACGCCGCTGGAGGGCCGCCTGCAGCTGATCGACAACCAGATCAATGCCAAGAGCGGCACGGTGCGGGTGCGCGCGGTGTTCGACAACAAGGACGGCAGCCTGATGCCGGGCCAGTTCGCCCGCGTGCGCATGGGCGCGTCGGCCAAGACTCAGGCCCTGCTGGTCAACGAGCGCGCGGTCGGCACCGACCAGAGCAAGCGCTTCGTGATGGTGGTAGGCGAGGGCAACAAGGCCGAGTACCGCGAGGTGCAGCTGGGCGCGCCGGTCGGCGGCCTGCGCATCGTTACCGCGGGCCTGAAGCCCAACGAGCGCATCGTCGTCAACGGCCTGCAGCGCGTGCGCCCCGGCGCCCTGCTGGAGCCCAAGCTGGTGGCGATGGATGCCAAGCCCGAGGTGCAGGCCGCCAAGGCCGCCGCGGCCGCCAAGAAAAGCTGA
- the rpsK gene encoding 30S ribosomal protein S11 yields the protein MAKAPNNSAAQRVRKKVRKNVADGVAHVHASFNNTIITITDRQGGALSWASSGGQGFKGSRKSTPFAAQVAAEVAGRAAQEQGIKNLDVKIKGPGPGRESSVRALAALGIRITSISDVTPVPHNGCRPQKRRRI from the coding sequence ATGGCAAAAGCACCCAATAACTCGGCTGCCCAGCGCGTTCGCAAGAAGGTCCGCAAGAATGTGGCCGACGGTGTGGCTCACGTCCACGCTTCGTTCAACAACACGATCATCACGATCACCGACCGTCAAGGCGGCGCCCTGTCCTGGGCTTCGTCGGGCGGCCAGGGTTTCAAGGGCTCGCGCAAGTCGACCCCCTTCGCGGCCCAGGTGGCTGCCGAAGTGGCCGGCCGTGCCGCTCAAGAGCAGGGCATCAAGAACCTGGACGTGAAGATCAAGGGCCCCGGTCCCGGCCGTGAGTCTTCGGTGCGTGCACTGGCTGCCCTGGGCATCCGCATCACCTCGATCTCCGACGTGACCCCGGTGCCGCATAACGGCTGCCGCCCTCAGAAGCGTCGCCGCATCTAA
- the rplQ gene encoding 50S ribosomal protein L17: protein MRHRNGLRKLNRTSEHRKAMFRNMCVSLLQHEAIKTTVPKAKELRKLVEPLITLAKEPTLANRRLAFDRLRDRDIVTKLFNELGPRFKTRPGGYTRILKMGFRVGDNAPMAYVELVDRAEEAAPAEAAAE, encoded by the coding sequence ATGCGTCATCGTAACGGCCTCCGTAAGCTCAACCGCACCAGCGAACACCGCAAGGCGATGTTCCGCAATATGTGCGTCTCGCTGCTGCAGCACGAAGCCATCAAGACCACCGTTCCCAAAGCCAAGGAACTGCGCAAGCTGGTCGAGCCCCTGATCACGCTGGCCAAGGAGCCTACGCTGGCGAACCGCCGTCTGGCCTTCGACCGCCTGCGCGACCGCGACATCGTGACCAAGCTCTTCAACGAGCTGGGCCCCCGCTTCAAGACCCGTCCGGGCGGCTACACCCGCATCCTGAAAATGGGCTTCCGCGTCGGCGACAACGCCCCGATGGCCTATGTCGAGCTGGTGGACCGCGCCGAAGAAGCCGCACCGGCCGAAGCCGCTGCCGAGTAA
- the rpoA gene encoding DNA-directed RNA polymerase subunit alpha, with protein sequence MQTNLLKPKSINVEPLGGHRAKVTLEPFERGYGHTLGNALRRVLLSSMVGYAPTEVTIAGVLHEYSAIDGVQEDVVHIMLNLKGVVFRLHNREEVTLVLRKEGEGPVTAADIQTPHDVEIINPEHVIAHLSQGGKLDMQIKVEKGRGYVPGTMRRYGDEPTKSIGRIVLDASFSPVRRVSYAVENARVEQRTDLDKLVMEIETNGAISPEEAIRASAKILVEQLAVFAQLQGTDLVDAFDQPAQRSSSFDPILLRPVDELELTVRSANCLKAENIYYIGDLIQRTETELLKTPNLGRKSLNEIKEVLASRGLTLGARLENWPPQGLDKR encoded by the coding sequence ATGCAAACCAATCTGCTCAAACCCAAATCCATCAATGTGGAGCCCCTGGGCGGTCACCGCGCCAAGGTCACCCTGGAGCCGTTCGAACGCGGCTATGGCCACACCCTGGGCAACGCCCTGCGCCGTGTGTTGCTGTCCTCGATGGTGGGTTATGCGCCGACGGAAGTGACGATTGCCGGCGTGCTGCACGAGTACTCGGCCATCGACGGCGTGCAAGAGGACGTGGTTCACATCATGCTGAACCTGAAGGGCGTGGTCTTCCGTCTGCACAACCGCGAGGAAGTCACCCTGGTCCTGCGCAAGGAAGGTGAAGGCCCGGTCACGGCCGCCGACATCCAGACCCCGCACGACGTCGAGATCATCAATCCCGAGCACGTCATCGCCCACCTGTCGCAAGGCGGCAAGCTGGACATGCAGATCAAGGTCGAGAAGGGCCGTGGCTATGTGCCCGGCACGATGCGCCGCTACGGCGACGAGCCGACCAAGAGCATCGGCCGCATCGTCCTGGACGCCTCGTTCTCGCCCGTGCGCCGCGTCAGCTACGCCGTCGAGAACGCCCGCGTCGAGCAGCGTACCGACCTGGACAAGCTGGTCATGGAGATCGAAACCAACGGCGCCATCTCGCCCGAGGAAGCGATCCGCGCTTCGGCCAAGATCCTGGTTGAACAGCTGGCCGTCTTCGCCCAGCTGCAAGGCACCGATCTGGTCGACGCCTTCGACCAGCCGGCCCAGCGCTCCAGCAGCTTCGATCCGATCCTGCTGCGTCCGGTCGACGAGCTCGAGCTGACCGTGCGTTCGGCCAACTGCCTGAAGGCCGAAAACATCTACTACATCGGCGACCTGATCCAGCGCACCGAGACCGAGCTGCTGAAGACCCCGAACCTGGGTCGCAAGTCGCTCAACGAAATCAAGGAAGTGCTGGCTTCGCGCGGTCTGACTCTGGGCGCCCGCCTGGAAAACTGGCCGCCGCAAGGTCTGGACAAGCGTTAA